The following coding sequences are from one Oryzisolibacter sp. LB2S window:
- the leuS gene encoding leucine--tRNA ligase: MQDKYNPSEVERAAHAHWTARDAYRVSEDENKPKFYACSMLPYPSGKLHMGHVRNYTINDMLTRQLRMKGFNVLMPMGWDAFGLPAENAALKNKVPPAQWTYDNIAYMKGQMQAMGLAIDWSREIATCDPDYYRWNQWLFLKMLEKGIAYRKTQVVNWDPVDQTVLANEQVIDGRGWRTGALVEKREIPGYYLKITDYAQELLDHVQIGNDKATLSGWPDKVRLMQENWIGKSSGVRFAFTHDIKGADGKPIQDGRMYVFTTRADTIMGVTFCAVAPEHPLAQHAAASNPELAAFIEECKKGGTTEAELALKEKEGMATGLFVTHPLSGEQVEVWVGNYVLMSYGDGAVMGVPAHDERDFVFALKYGLPIEQVILVDGETAFDDQRWQDWYADKERGVTINSDNFSGLGHKDAVAAVARALAAKGLGELKTTWRLRDWGISRQRYWGTPIPIIHCEACGPQPVPEKDLPVVLPQDLVPDGSGNPLVKSEQFHAGVTCPCCGKPARRETDTMDTFVDSSWYYLRYCDPKNADKMVADGAAYWMRDGGMDQYIGGIEHAILHLLYARFWTKVMRDLGLVKADEPFKRLLTQGMVLNHIYSRRTAKGAKDYFWPHDVEHVLGDDGKIVGARLKNPAESGDGLLPVGTAIDYEGVGTMSKSKNNGVDPQQLIEKYGADTARLYTMFTAPPELTLEWNDAAVEGSYRFLRRVWNFGVKLSAIDREAASASVAGAAGLKDVEFGKEAKALRLEIHSVLKQVDYDYQRMQYNTVVSGAMKMLNALEDFKAMDSAGAAVALIEGFGILLRVLYPATPHITHGLWSELGYAGALGDLLDAAWPQVDPAALVQDEVELMLQVNGKLRGAIRVPAAADKAAIEQAALASADFQKFAEGKAPKKVIVVPGRLVNVVV, from the coding sequence ATGCAAGACAAATACAACCCCTCCGAGGTGGAGCGTGCCGCGCACGCCCATTGGACCGCCCGCGACGCCTACCGCGTCAGCGAGGACGAGAACAAGCCCAAGTTCTACGCCTGCTCCATGCTGCCCTACCCCAGCGGCAAGCTGCACATGGGCCATGTGCGCAACTACACCATCAACGACATGCTCACGCGCCAGCTGCGCATGAAGGGCTTCAACGTGCTCATGCCCATGGGCTGGGACGCCTTCGGCCTGCCGGCCGAGAACGCCGCGCTCAAGAACAAGGTGCCGCCCGCGCAGTGGACGTACGACAACATCGCCTACATGAAGGGCCAGATGCAGGCCATGGGCCTGGCCATCGACTGGAGCCGCGAGATCGCCACCTGCGACCCCGACTACTACCGCTGGAACCAGTGGCTGTTCCTGAAGATGCTGGAAAAAGGCATCGCCTACCGCAAGACCCAGGTCGTCAACTGGGACCCGGTGGACCAGACCGTGCTGGCCAACGAGCAGGTCATCGACGGGCGCGGCTGGCGCACGGGCGCCCTCGTCGAGAAGCGCGAGATCCCCGGCTACTACCTCAAGATCACCGACTACGCGCAGGAGCTCCTGGACCACGTGCAGATCGGCAACGACAAGGCGACGCTGTCGGGCTGGCCCGACAAGGTGCGCCTGATGCAGGAGAACTGGATAGGCAAGTCGAGCGGCGTGCGCTTTGCGTTCACGCACGACATCAAGGGCGCGGATGGCAAGCCCATCCAGGACGGCCGCATGTATGTCTTCACGACGCGCGCCGACACCATCATGGGCGTGACCTTCTGCGCCGTCGCGCCCGAGCATCCGCTGGCCCAGCATGCGGCAGCCAGCAACCCTGAGCTTGCCGCCTTCATCGAGGAATGCAAGAAGGGCGGCACGACCGAGGCCGAGCTCGCGCTCAAGGAAAAGGAGGGCATGGCCACGGGCCTGTTCGTCACCCACCCCCTGAGCGGCGAACAGGTCGAGGTCTGGGTCGGCAACTACGTGCTCATGAGCTATGGCGACGGCGCCGTCATGGGCGTGCCCGCGCACGACGAGCGCGACTTTGTCTTCGCGCTCAAGTACGGCCTGCCCATCGAGCAGGTCATCCTCGTCGACGGCGAGACCGCCTTTGACGACCAGCGCTGGCAGGACTGGTACGCCGACAAGGAGCGCGGCGTGACCATCAACTCCGACAACTTCAGCGGCCTGGGCCACAAGGACGCCGTCGCCGCCGTGGCCCGCGCGCTCGCGGCCAAGGGCCTGGGCGAGCTCAAGACCACCTGGCGCCTGCGCGACTGGGGCATCTCGCGCCAGCGCTACTGGGGCACGCCCATCCCCATCATCCACTGCGAGGCCTGCGGCCCGCAGCCCGTGCCCGAGAAGGACCTGCCCGTGGTGCTGCCGCAGGACCTGGTGCCCGACGGCAGCGGCAATCCGCTGGTGAAAAGCGAGCAGTTTCACGCCGGCGTGACCTGCCCCTGCTGCGGCAAACCCGCGCGGCGCGAGACCGACACCATGGACACCTTCGTCGACTCGTCCTGGTACTACCTGCGCTACTGCGACCCGAAGAATGCCGACAAGATGGTGGCCGACGGCGCGGCCTACTGGATGCGTGACGGCGGCATGGACCAGTACATCGGCGGCATAGAGCACGCCATCCTGCACCTGCTGTACGCGCGCTTCTGGACGAAAGTGATGCGCGACCTGGGCCTGGTCAAGGCCGACGAGCCCTTCAAGCGCCTGCTCACCCAGGGCATGGTCTTGAACCACATCTACAGCCGCCGCACGGCCAAGGGCGCCAAGGACTACTTCTGGCCGCACGACGTCGAGCATGTGCTGGGCGATGACGGCAAGATCGTCGGTGCCAGGCTCAAGAACCCGGCCGAGAGCGGTGACGGCCTGCTGCCCGTGGGCACGGCGATTGACTACGAGGGCGTGGGGACCATGTCCAAGTCCAAGAACAACGGCGTCGATCCGCAGCAGCTCATCGAAAAATACGGCGCAGACACCGCGCGCCTGTACACCATGTTCACCGCGCCGCCCGAGCTCACGCTGGAGTGGAACGACGCGGCCGTGGAGGGCAGCTACCGCTTCCTGCGCCGCGTGTGGAACTTCGGCGTCAAGCTTTCTGCTATCGATAGAGAAGCTGCCAGCGCAAGCGTGGCGGGCGCTGCAGGTCTGAAAGACGTTGAATTCGGCAAGGAGGCCAAGGCCCTGCGCCTGGAGATCCACAGCGTGCTCAAGCAGGTCGATTACGACTACCAGCGCATGCAGTACAACACCGTGGTCTCGGGCGCGATGAAGATGCTCAACGCGCTCGAGGACTTCAAGGCCATGGACAGCGCAGGCGCCGCCGTGGCGCTGATCGAGGGCTTTGGCATCCTGCTGCGCGTGCTCTACCCGGCCACGCCGCACATCACCCATGGGCTGTGGAGCGAGCTCGGCTACGCCGGCGCGCTCGGCGACCTGCTCGACGCCGCCTGGCCCCAGGTCGACCCGGCCGCGCTGGTGCAGGACGAGGTCGAGCTCATGCTGCAGGTCAACGGCAAGCTGCGCGGCGCCATCCGCGTGCCGGCTGCGGCCGACAAGGCCGCCATCGAGCAGGCGGCCCTGGCCAGCGCCGACTTCCAGAAGTTCGCCGAGGGCAAGGCGCCCAAGAAGGTCATCGTCGTGCCCGGCCGCCTGGTCAACGTGGTGGTCTGA
- a CDS encoding mechanosensitive ion channel family protein, whose translation MIDSALSELHALSPWMQAGLGLAGLLLLSWLAQAVAQYLLLHMVPRIRDRMDVRWAQVVWHDQVLRRLAHVVPSLVIQLGIDAVPQLHPTAFAVVRNLAVALTVLQLVRTLNALLDATLQAQENTPGGAPTSTRSIKSYVQLGKLALTLVGAIVIVAALIDRSPLILLSGLGAMSAVLMLVFKDTILSFTAGVQLSSNDMLRVGDWIQMPQVGADGDVVDIALHTVKVQNWDKTITTIPTWRLMSESYRNWRGMSESGGRRIKRTLQIDAASVHFLSEADIDRLERIALLTPYLQEKREAVHATNAALGERAATPTNLRRLTNIGTFRAYVQAYLRAHPGIHQGMTLMVRTMEPTAEGVPLELYCFTATTAWLQYEGIQGDIFDHLIAVLPEFDLRLFQSPTGHDIRTGLGQRALPPSP comes from the coding sequence TTGATCGATTCCGCCCTCTCCGAGCTGCACGCCCTCAGCCCCTGGATGCAGGCCGGCCTGGGCCTGGCCGGCCTGCTGCTGCTGTCCTGGCTGGCCCAGGCCGTGGCGCAGTACCTGCTGCTGCACATGGTGCCGCGCATCCGCGATCGCATGGATGTGCGCTGGGCGCAGGTGGTCTGGCACGACCAGGTGCTGCGCCGGCTCGCCCATGTCGTGCCCTCCCTGGTGATCCAGCTGGGCATTGACGCCGTGCCGCAGCTGCACCCGACGGCGTTCGCCGTGGTGCGCAACCTGGCCGTGGCCCTCACGGTGCTGCAGCTCGTGCGCACGCTCAATGCGCTGCTCGACGCCACGCTGCAAGCGCAGGAAAACACCCCGGGCGGCGCGCCCACGAGCACGCGCTCGATCAAGAGCTATGTGCAGCTCGGCAAGCTCGCGCTGACGCTGGTGGGCGCCATCGTCATCGTGGCGGCGCTCATCGACCGCTCGCCGCTGATCCTGCTGTCGGGCCTGGGCGCCATGTCGGCGGTGCTGATGCTGGTGTTCAAGGACACCATACTGTCGTTCACCGCGGGCGTGCAGCTCTCGTCCAACGACATGCTGCGCGTGGGCGACTGGATACAGATGCCCCAGGTGGGCGCGGATGGCGATGTGGTCGACATCGCGCTGCACACCGTCAAGGTGCAGAACTGGGACAAGACCATCACCACCATCCCCACCTGGCGCCTGATGAGCGAGAGCTACCGCAACTGGCGCGGCATGAGCGAATCGGGCGGGCGGCGCATCAAGCGCACGCTGCAGATCGACGCGGCGAGCGTGCATTTTCTGAGCGAAGCCGACATCGACCGGCTCGAGCGCATCGCGCTGCTCACGCCCTATCTGCAGGAAAAGCGCGAGGCCGTGCACGCCACCAACGCCGCCCTGGGCGAGCGCGCGGCCACGCCGACGAACCTGCGCCGCCTGACCAACATCGGCACCTTCCGCGCCTATGTGCAGGCCTATCTGCGCGCCCACCCCGGCATTCACCAGGGCATGACGCTGATGGTGCGCACCATGGAGCCCACGGCCGAGGGCGTGCCGCTGGAGCTGTACTGCTTCACCGCCACCACGGCCTGGCTGCAGTACGAGGGGATACAGGGCGACATCTTCGACCACCTGATCGCCGTGCTGCCGGAGTTCGACCTGCGCCTGTTCCAGAGCCCCACGGGGCATGACATCCGCACCGGGCTGGGTCAGCGGGCGCTGCCGCCAAGCCCGTAG
- a CDS encoding biopolymer transporter ExbD, with protein MAFGRIERSPGAQPMSEINVTPLVDVMLVLVVIFILTAPLLASSIRLQLPRAEGTQAGAAARSVTVALDAAGRLFVDDAPVDAAALQQRLAQIAAHDPDTELQLRADEAVPYGRVVQIMGAAQAAGLRRVGFVAQPVQQKQ; from the coding sequence ATGGCATTCGGCCGCATAGAACGCAGCCCCGGCGCACAGCCCATGAGCGAGATCAACGTCACGCCGCTGGTGGACGTGATGCTGGTGCTGGTGGTGATCTTCATCCTCACCGCGCCGCTGCTCGCGAGCAGCATCCGCCTGCAGCTGCCGCGTGCCGAGGGCACGCAGGCCGGCGCCGCCGCGCGCAGCGTGACGGTGGCGCTCGATGCCGCGGGCCGGCTGTTTGTGGACGATGCGCCCGTGGACGCCGCGGCGCTGCAGCAGCGCCTGGCGCAGATCGCCGCGCACGACCCCGACACCGAGCTGCAGCTGCGCGCCGACGAGGCCGTGCCCTACGGCCGCGTGGTGCAGATCATGGGCGCGGCCCAGGCCGCGGGGCTGCGGCGCGTGGGCTTTGTGGCGCAGCCCGTGCAGCAAAAACAATAG
- a CDS encoding MotA/TolQ/ExbB proton channel family protein, protein MDGLHWWRQGDVVTQATAALLLAMSVASWVVILWKLYLMRRASQDVPRGMAAFWQAPSLAQGAERVRAVDSATLVLPLVQAAQQIEEGRAGGALSSQGSLSQRLTRVLRNALHGVLGRLQFGQVLLATVGSTAPFVGLLGTVWGIYHALTALAGVEQISIERLAGPVGEALIMTAAGLTVAIPAVLAYNWFGRVIARIEADLEGFAHDLRELVIDTNAAD, encoded by the coding sequence ATGGACGGCCTGCACTGGTGGCGCCAGGGCGATGTGGTCACGCAGGCCACGGCCGCGCTGCTGCTGGCCATGTCGGTGGCCAGCTGGGTCGTCATACTCTGGAAGCTCTACCTGATGCGGCGCGCGTCGCAGGACGTGCCGCGCGGCATGGCCGCGTTCTGGCAGGCGCCATCGCTGGCCCAGGGGGCCGAGCGCGTGCGGGCCGTGGACAGTGCGACGCTGGTGCTGCCGCTCGTGCAGGCCGCGCAGCAGATCGAGGAGGGGCGCGCGGGCGGCGCGCTCTCCAGCCAGGGCAGCCTGTCGCAGCGCCTCACGCGCGTGCTGCGCAATGCGCTGCATGGTGTGCTCGGCCGGCTGCAGTTCGGCCAGGTGCTGCTGGCCACGGTGGGCTCCACCGCGCCCTTCGTGGGTCTGCTGGGCACGGTCTGGGGCATCTACCATGCGCTCACGGCCCTCGCCGGCGTCGAGCAGATCAGCATAGAGCGCCTGGCCGGCCCCGTGGGCGAGGCGCTCATCATGACCGCCGCGGGCCTGACCGTGGCCATACCCGCCGTGCTGGCCTACAACTGGTTCGGCCGGGTCATCGCCCGCATCGAGGCCGACCTCGAAGGCTTTGCGCATGACCTGCGCGAGCTCGTCATAGACACCAACGCCGCCGACTGA
- the dapB gene encoding 4-hydroxy-tetrahydrodipicolinate reductase, translating into MTATSSTASTARRRVAVAGASGRMGRMLIEAIVASDDCVLAGALDIAGSPALGQDAAAFLGRQSGVLITSDLRAGLKDADVLIDFTRPEGTLAHAALCAELGVQLVIGTTGFSDAQKAEIEAAARKVAIVLAPNMSVGVNVTLKLLQMAAQALDAGYDIEIIEAHHKHKVDAPSGTALKMGEVIAEAQGTRLADRAVYERYGHTGERKPGSIGFATVRGGDIVGDHTVLFAGTGERVEITHRSNSRAGYAQGSLRAVGFLAGQRTGLFDMFDVLRLR; encoded by the coding sequence ATGACTGCAACCTCCTCCACCGCATCGACCGCACGCCGCCGCGTGGCCGTGGCCGGCGCCTCCGGCCGCATGGGCCGCATGCTCATCGAGGCCATCGTGGCCAGTGACGACTGCGTGCTCGCGGGCGCGCTGGACATCGCCGGCAGCCCCGCCCTGGGTCAGGATGCTGCTGCCTTCCTGGGCCGCCAGAGCGGCGTGCTCATCACCTCCGATCTGCGCGCGGGCCTCAAGGACGCCGACGTGCTCATCGACTTCACGCGCCCCGAGGGCACGCTGGCCCATGCGGCCCTGTGCGCCGAGCTCGGCGTGCAGCTCGTCATCGGCACGACGGGCTTTTCCGACGCGCAGAAGGCCGAGATCGAGGCCGCCGCGCGCAAGGTGGCCATCGTGCTCGCGCCCAACATGAGCGTGGGCGTCAACGTCACGCTCAAGCTGCTGCAGATGGCGGCCCAGGCGCTCGATGCCGGCTACGACATCGAGATCATCGAGGCCCACCACAAGCACAAGGTGGATGCGCCCTCGGGCACGGCGCTCAAGATGGGCGAGGTCATCGCCGAGGCCCAGGGCACGCGGCTTGCCGACCGCGCCGTGTACGAGCGCTACGGCCACACGGGCGAGCGCAAGCCCGGCAGCATAGGCTTTGCCACCGTGCGTGGCGGCGACATCGTGGGCGACCACACCGTGCTGTTTGCCGGCACGGGCGAGCGCGTGGAGATCACGCACAGGTCCAACAGCCGCGCCGGCTACGCCCAGGGCAGCCTGCGCGCCGTGGGCTTCCTCGCGGGGCAGCGCACGGGGCTGTTCGACATGTTCGACGTGCTCAGGCTCCGGTAG
- a CDS encoding outer membrane protein assembly factor BamE, whose amino-acid sequence MHKPMFAHACWGARRGAIVLLTAALAAGLAGCAGTGERLSSMVTPYKVDVVQGNFISREQVQALQPGMGRQQVREILGTPLMVSLFHGDRWDYVFTLKRPGVEAQTRRLTVFFKDNVMDHVEGDEMPSEAEFVASLSSKQTSVKVPRLEATEAELARFPKAPPAAEPAATPAPQPATSYPPLESPRR is encoded by the coding sequence ATGCATAAACCCATGTTTGCTCACGCTTGTTGGGGCGCCCGCCGGGGCGCCATTGTGTTGCTGACCGCTGCGCTGGCGGCTGGTCTGGCCGGTTGTGCGGGCACGGGTGAGCGCCTGTCGAGCATGGTCACGCCCTACAAGGTGGACGTGGTGCAGGGCAACTTCATCTCGCGCGAGCAGGTGCAGGCGCTGCAGCCCGGCATGGGGCGCCAGCAGGTGCGCGAGATCCTGGGTACGCCGCTCATGGTGAGCCTGTTCCACGGCGACCGTTGGGACTATGTGTTCACGCTCAAGCGCCCGGGCGTGGAGGCGCAGACGCGCAGGCTCACCGTGTTCTTCAAGGACAACGTGATGGACCATGTCGAGGGTGACGAGATGCCCTCCGAGGCCGAGTTCGTCGCCTCGCTGAGCTCCAAGCAGACCAGCGTCAAGGTGCCCCGGCTCGAGGCCACCGAGGCCGAGCTCGCGCGCTTCCCCAAGGCACCGCCCGCGGCCGAGCCGGCGGCCACGCCCGCGCCGCAGCCCGCAACGAGCTACCCACCGCTGGAATCGCCGCGCCGCTGA
- the fur gene encoding ferric iron uptake transcriptional regulator: MTNIDELKNTGLKATLPRLKILEIFQKGSQRHMTAEDVFRVLLDERSDIGLATVYRVLTQFEQAGILLRSNFESGKAIYELNEGQHHDHFVCTVCGKVEEFYDAEIEKRQNLIAKEKGWVIQDHSMALYGQCANCAKKR, translated from the coding sequence ATGACGAACATCGACGAACTCAAGAACACCGGCCTCAAGGCCACACTGCCGCGCCTGAAGATCCTGGAAATATTCCAGAAGGGCAGCCAGCGCCACATGACGGCCGAGGATGTGTTCCGCGTGCTGCTCGACGAACGCTCGGACATCGGCCTGGCCACGGTCTACCGTGTGCTCACGCAGTTCGAGCAGGCCGGCATCCTGCTGCGCAGCAACTTCGAGAGCGGCAAGGCGATCTACGAGCTCAACGAGGGCCAGCACCACGACCACTTCGTCTGCACGGTCTGCGGCAAGGTCGAGGAGTTCTACGACGCCGAAATCGAGAAGCGCCAGAACCTCATCGCCAAGGAGAAGGGCTGGGTGATTCAGGACCACTCGATGGCGCTGTACGGCCAGTGCGCCAACTGCGCCAAGAAGCGCTGA
- the hprK gene encoding HPr(Ser) kinase/phosphatase: MKPNVVSADALFEEFRVLLKWQWIAGLSASERRFAEVAVRAARSSADLVGYLNYIHPYRAQVLGEREVAYLTNSTPQDCERRIARIVTLEPPVLVLADGQTAPRELVSMCERAQIPLFATQESAAFIIDVLRAFLSKHFADRITMHGVFMDILGLGVLITGESGLGKSELGLELISRGNGLVADDAVDLYRINQTTIEGKCPELLQNLLEVRGIGLLDIRAIFGESAVRRRMRLRLIVHLVRKETLERDYERLPFEPLTQDVLGVPVLKVVIQVVVGRNIAVLVEAAVRNTILQLRGVDTYQEFLERHRRAMESGGS, encoded by the coding sequence GTGAAGCCCAACGTCGTCAGTGCCGATGCGCTTTTCGAGGAGTTCCGGGTCCTGCTCAAGTGGCAATGGATTGCGGGCCTGAGCGCATCGGAGCGGCGCTTCGCGGAGGTCGCGGTGCGCGCGGCGCGCTCGAGCGCCGACCTCGTGGGCTATCTGAACTACATCCACCCGTATCGCGCTCAGGTGCTCGGCGAGCGCGAGGTCGCCTACCTGACCAACTCCACGCCCCAGGACTGCGAGCGCCGCATCGCGCGCATCGTTACGCTGGAGCCGCCGGTGCTGGTGCTGGCCGACGGACAGACGGCGCCCCGGGAACTGGTGTCCATGTGCGAGCGCGCGCAGATACCGCTGTTCGCCACGCAGGAGTCGGCGGCCTTCATCATCGACGTGCTGCGCGCCTTCCTGTCTAAACATTTTGCCGACCGCATCACCATGCACGGCGTGTTCATGGACATCCTGGGCCTGGGTGTGTTGATCACGGGCGAATCGGGCCTGGGCAAGAGCGAGCTGGGGCTCGAGCTGATCTCGCGCGGCAACGGCCTGGTGGCCGACGATGCCGTGGACCTGTACCGCATCAACCAGACCACCATCGAGGGCAAGTGCCCCGAGCTGCTGCAGAACCTGCTCGAGGTGCGCGGCATAGGCCTGCTGGACATTCGCGCCATCTTCGGCGAGTCGGCCGTGCGCCGGCGCATGCGCCTGAGGCTCATCGTGCACTTGGTGCGCAAGGAGACGCTGGAGCGCGACTACGAGCGCCTGCCCTTCGAGCCGCTCACGCAGGACGTGCTGGGTGTGCCCGTGCTCAAGGTGGTGATCCAGGTGGTCGTGGGGCGCAACATCGCCGTGCTGGTCGAGGCCGCGGTGCGCAACACCATCCTGCAGCTGCGTGGCGTGGACACCTACCAGGAGTTTCTCGAGCGCCACCGCCGCGCCATGGAGAGCGGCGGCTCCTGA